A region from the Hyalangium gracile genome encodes:
- a CDS encoding ATP-grasp domain-containing protein: protein MGRTIAVINGEQYWHSYFPGDEVVYRRIQDCAWVLRDGELWCIDRENATRLDGVLWRVGAIRPSERYRTALEVIRLSGVPCVNPADVLLRGFERLSMLAELRAAGLRVIPFDVAQGDDMARRLGRTFPLVVKAGNHHGGYGKVLVRDSEAWGDVADLLFAVEEYVTVEPFIDYRRDVRCLAVGDRFWAMEREGRGWKANVDTRKYRLIEPPEVLVEQTRAAMNHLRADTLALDFLEQEGGQFVVLESNDTPGYSGFPEEVRAALADCLKRRLR, encoded by the coding sequence ATGGGACGCACCATCGCGGTCATCAACGGCGAGCAGTACTGGCACTCCTACTTCCCTGGGGATGAGGTCGTCTATCGCCGCATCCAGGACTGCGCGTGGGTGCTCCGCGACGGGGAGCTGTGGTGCATCGATCGGGAGAATGCGACCCGGCTGGATGGAGTGCTCTGGCGGGTGGGCGCCATCCGTCCGAGTGAGCGCTACCGGACGGCGCTGGAGGTCATCCGTCTCAGCGGCGTGCCGTGCGTGAACCCGGCGGACGTGCTGCTGCGTGGCTTCGAGCGGCTCTCGATGCTCGCGGAGCTGCGTGCGGCCGGGCTGCGGGTCATCCCGTTCGATGTCGCCCAGGGAGACGACATGGCGCGCCGGCTGGGGAGGACGTTCCCGCTGGTGGTCAAGGCCGGCAACCACCATGGAGGCTACGGCAAGGTCCTGGTTCGCGACAGCGAGGCCTGGGGCGACGTGGCGGACCTGCTCTTCGCCGTCGAGGAGTACGTCACCGTCGAGCCCTTCATCGACTACCGGCGCGACGTGCGCTGCCTGGCGGTGGGCGACCGGTTCTGGGCGATGGAGCGCGAGGGCCGCGGCTGGAAGGCGAACGTGGACACCCGGAAGTATCGCCTCATCGAGCCTCCCGAGGTGCTCGTCGAGCAGACGCGCGCGGCGATGAACCACCTGCGCGCGGACACGCTGGCGCTCGACTTCCTCGAGCAGGAGGGCGGGCAGTTCGTCGTGCTGGAGAGCAACGACACGCCAGGGTACTCGGGCTTCCCGGAGGAGGTCCGCGCCGCCCTGGCGGACTGCTTGAAGCGTCGCCTGCGCTGA
- a CDS encoding methyl-accepting chemotaxis protein: MTLTFKQKMMLLPVLAAVFLLAILAISIVIGVRAANAHARIEQGYAPALARSQELMTELQTLHHELQDAVTAKDTRRLEPMRALARKLASSLETAHRNPVLSSQHLSVLQQDFSLYTQEMEKAVELHARDDAQASAALVRVNTRFESLHRALQLMVEEHQRGLADAFYRASLSGSRGRVLIAVLVALCILSLAGFTWWTVREVAEPLVRLAETAQRIAVEGDLTLTIDVTAKDEVGSLATSLEALVNRLRSVPVALQGLVGELTTASERLTKVSQEQINFLTEQARSLSEAGTTMAEIAQTSSMASSRAEMVLNVAEQADSFTAASQQTIEQSAQGLEQIRQRVSAMVGSIGQLSEQAVHAREIIGSVKDLADQSNVLALNAAIEASRAGEGGRGFAVVAREMRSLSGESLKSTERIGKILLDINTAIRQAVTAAEGDSKQMEEGIEQVLSSANKLKEITNVMQQSSNAARQIVASVTQQNAGISQMTDVMTQLSGMMGDVVQATSTAEEAVGQINATVSQLRKIVSEFRV, from the coding sequence ATGACGCTGACGTTCAAGCAGAAGATGATGCTGCTGCCGGTGCTGGCGGCGGTGTTCCTGCTGGCCATTCTGGCCATCTCGATCGTGATCGGCGTCCGGGCGGCCAACGCGCATGCCCGCATCGAGCAGGGCTACGCGCCGGCGCTCGCCCGGAGCCAGGAGCTGATGACGGAGCTGCAGACGCTCCACCACGAGCTGCAGGACGCGGTGACAGCGAAGGACACGCGCCGGCTGGAGCCCATGCGGGCCCTGGCGCGCAAGCTGGCCTCGAGCCTGGAGACGGCGCACCGCAACCCGGTGCTCAGCTCGCAGCACCTCTCGGTGCTCCAGCAGGACTTCAGCCTGTACACGCAGGAGATGGAGAAGGCGGTGGAGCTGCACGCCCGCGACGACGCGCAGGCCTCCGCGGCGCTCGTCCGGGTGAACACGCGCTTCGAGTCCCTGCACCGGGCGCTCCAGCTCATGGTGGAGGAGCACCAGCGAGGGCTGGCGGACGCCTTCTACCGGGCGAGCCTCTCGGGCTCTCGGGGCCGGGTGCTGATCGCGGTGCTGGTGGCGCTGTGCATCCTGTCGCTGGCCGGCTTCACGTGGTGGACGGTGCGCGAGGTGGCCGAGCCGCTGGTGCGCCTGGCGGAGACGGCCCAGCGCATCGCGGTGGAAGGGGACCTGACGCTCACCATCGACGTGACCGCCAAGGACGAGGTGGGCAGCCTGGCCACGAGCCTGGAGGCGCTGGTGAACCGGCTGCGCTCGGTGCCGGTGGCGCTCCAGGGGCTGGTGGGTGAGCTGACCACGGCCTCCGAGCGGCTGACGAAGGTGAGCCAGGAGCAGATCAACTTCCTCACCGAGCAGGCGCGCAGCCTGTCCGAGGCCGGCACGACGATGGCGGAGATCGCCCAGACGTCCAGCATGGCCTCCAGCCGCGCGGAGATGGTGCTCAACGTGGCCGAGCAGGCCGACAGCTTCACCGCGGCCAGCCAGCAGACCATCGAGCAGAGCGCGCAGGGGTTGGAGCAGATCCGCCAGCGCGTGAGCGCGATGGTGGGCAGCATCGGCCAGCTGTCCGAGCAGGCCGTGCACGCGCGCGAAATCATCGGCAGCGTGAAGGACCTGGCGGACCAGAGCAACGTGCTGGCGCTCAACGCCGCCATCGAGGCCTCGCGCGCCGGCGAGGGCGGCCGAGGCTTCGCGGTGGTGGCGCGCGAGATGCGCTCCTTGAGCGGCGAGTCGCTCAAGAGCACCGAGCGCATCGGGAAGATCCTCCTCGACATCAACACGGCCATCCGTCAGGCGGTGACGGCGGCCGAGGGCGACAGCAAGCAGATGGAGGAGGGCATCGAGCAGGTGCTCTCCTCGGCCAACAAGCTCAAGGAGATCACCAACGTCATGCAGCAGAGCAGCAACGCGGCTCGGCAGATCGTCGCCTCGGTGACGCAGCAGAACGCGGGCATCTCGCAGATGACGGACGTGATGACGCAGCTGTCGGGCATGATGGGCGACGTGGTGCAGGCCACCTCCACGGCGGAGGAGGCGGTGGGGCAGATCAACGCCACGGTGTCCCAGCTGCGGAAGATCGTCTCCGAGTTCCGGGTGTAG
- a CDS encoding saccharopine dehydrogenase family protein, with protein MSAPPSSSPRWLLYGASGYTGRLIAEEAVRRGHRPVLAGRSHEKLAPLAERLGLELAVVGLEDVRTLVSTLEGLPLVLHAAGPFVRTSQPMVQACLAAGSHYLDITGEIPVFESIFQHDAEARSRGLTLMSGVGFDVVPTDCLARHVAEKVPGAHELDLALSITERVASPGTAKSMLEQLPQGGRVRRGGALQPWPMGKGLRRVRFSDAEHTVAPIPWGDLVTAWHTTGIPNITTYMTLPRAAARFIRFTYPLLKRVLSVDAVRHGAERLIESRVHGPGETARSESRTHIWAEARAADGRRAQAWLELPEAYAFTAVAAARAVEEVLARKPQGSLTPAGAFGADFVLSIDGCRRLDALA; from the coding sequence GTGAGCGCTCCTCCGTCCTCCTCGCCTCGCTGGCTGCTGTATGGCGCCTCCGGCTACACCGGCCGGCTCATCGCCGAGGAGGCCGTGCGTCGCGGGCACAGGCCCGTGCTCGCCGGCCGCTCCCACGAGAAGCTGGCCCCCCTGGCCGAGCGGCTGGGCCTCGAGCTGGCCGTGGTGGGGCTGGAGGACGTGCGCACCCTGGTGTCCACGCTGGAGGGCCTGCCCCTGGTGCTCCACGCCGCCGGCCCCTTCGTCCGCACCAGCCAGCCCATGGTGCAGGCGTGCCTGGCCGCGGGCTCGCACTACCTGGACATCACCGGGGAGATTCCCGTCTTCGAGAGCATCTTCCAGCACGACGCGGAGGCCCGCTCGCGCGGCCTCACCCTCATGTCCGGCGTGGGCTTCGACGTGGTGCCCACCGACTGCCTGGCGCGCCACGTGGCCGAGAAGGTGCCCGGCGCGCACGAGCTGGACCTGGCCCTCTCCATCACCGAGCGGGTGGCGAGCCCCGGCACCGCCAAGTCCATGCTGGAGCAGCTGCCCCAGGGCGGGCGCGTGCGGCGCGGCGGAGCGCTCCAGCCGTGGCCCATGGGCAAGGGGCTGCGCCGCGTGCGCTTCTCCGACGCCGAGCACACCGTGGCCCCCATCCCCTGGGGAGACCTGGTGACGGCCTGGCACACCACGGGCATCCCCAACATCACCACCTATATGACGCTGCCGCGCGCCGCGGCCCGGTTCATCCGCTTCACCTACCCGCTGCTCAAGCGGGTGCTCTCGGTGGACGCCGTCCGCCACGGGGCCGAGCGCCTCATCGAGTCCCGCGTCCACGGGCCCGGGGAGACGGCTCGCAGCGAGAGCCGCACCCACATCTGGGCCGAGGCCCGCGCGGCGGATGGCCGGCGCGCCCAGGCCTGGCTGGAGCTGCCCGAGGCCTACGCCTTCACCGCCGTGGCCGCGGCGCGCGCCGTGGAGGAGGTGCTGGCGCGCAAGCCGCAGGGCTCGCTCACCCCGGCGGGCGCCTTCGGGGCGGACTTCGTGCTCTCCATTGATGGGTGTCGGCGGCTGGACGCCCTGGCTTGA
- a CDS encoding sigma-54-dependent transcriptional regulator has protein sequence MRVLVVDDERNIRHTLRICLEGFGCVVREATTPEAALAALAQGPADLAFVDLRLGTASGLELVPRMLAESPSLDIVLITAYATFDTAVEAVKRGARDYLPKPFTPAQIRHVVDRARAHRELSSRLGDLEGQLAQTAPEATLETASPAMHAAIGLVERAAASDAAVLLRGESGTGKGVLARTLHSLSPRRRRPFVTVNCPTLSEQLLASELFGHMRGAFTGAVRDQPGRVEQAEGGTLFLDEVAEMSPALQAQLLRFLQDKQFERLGEGRTRRADVRVVAATNRDLEKDVAEGRFREDLLYRLNVVEVKLPALRERPEDVLMLARRFVAFFARAAKRPVPELSPATERMLLAYGWPGNVRELRNAIERALIVWPANVLEPQAFPDRIAAAVGPVMVLGGPHTLEEVEREHILRVLASAPTLEEAARILGIDASTLWRKRKKYESAPTE, from the coding sequence ATGCGGGTGCTGGTGGTGGACGACGAGCGCAACATCCGCCACACGCTGCGCATCTGCCTGGAGGGGTTTGGCTGCGTGGTGCGAGAGGCCACCACTCCGGAGGCGGCGCTGGCGGCGCTGGCCCAGGGGCCGGCGGACCTGGCCTTCGTGGACCTGAGGCTGGGCACGGCGAGCGGGCTGGAGCTGGTGCCCCGGATGCTGGCCGAGTCACCGAGCCTGGACATCGTGCTCATCACCGCCTACGCGACGTTCGACACGGCGGTGGAGGCGGTGAAGCGCGGGGCGCGCGACTACCTGCCCAAGCCCTTCACCCCGGCGCAGATTCGCCATGTGGTGGACAGGGCGCGGGCGCACCGGGAGCTGAGCTCGCGGCTGGGGGACCTGGAGGGGCAGCTGGCGCAGACGGCGCCGGAGGCCACGCTGGAGACGGCCTCGCCGGCGATGCACGCGGCCATCGGGCTGGTGGAGCGGGCGGCGGCCTCGGACGCGGCGGTGCTGCTGCGAGGCGAGAGCGGCACGGGCAAGGGAGTGCTGGCGCGGACGCTGCACTCGCTGAGCCCTCGGCGGCGGCGGCCCTTCGTGACGGTGAACTGCCCCACGCTCTCCGAGCAGCTGCTGGCCAGCGAGCTGTTCGGCCACATGCGGGGGGCCTTCACGGGGGCGGTGAGGGACCAGCCCGGACGGGTGGAGCAGGCGGAAGGGGGCACGCTCTTCCTGGACGAGGTGGCGGAGATGAGCCCGGCGCTCCAGGCGCAGCTCTTGCGCTTCCTGCAGGACAAGCAGTTCGAGCGGCTGGGCGAGGGGCGCACGCGGCGGGCGGACGTGCGGGTGGTGGCGGCCACCAACCGGGACCTGGAGAAGGACGTGGCCGAGGGCCGCTTCCGCGAGGACCTGCTGTACCGGCTGAACGTGGTGGAGGTGAAGCTGCCGGCGCTGCGGGAGCGGCCGGAGGATGTGCTCATGCTGGCGCGGCGCTTCGTGGCCTTCTTCGCGAGGGCGGCGAAGCGGCCGGTGCCGGAGCTGTCGCCAGCGACGGAGCGGATGCTGCTGGCGTACGGGTGGCCGGGCAACGTGCGCGAGCTGCGCAACGCCATCGAGCGGGCGCTCATCGTCTGGCCGGCGAACGTGCTGGAGCCGCAGGCCTTCCCCGACCGCATCGCCGCGGCGGTGGGCCCGGTGATGGTGCTGGGCGGGCCGCACACGCTGGAGGAGGTGGAGCGCGAGCACATCCTCCGGGTGCTGGCCAGCGCTCCCACGCTGGAGGAGGCGGCGCGCATCCTCGGCATCGACGCCTCCACGCTGTGGCGCAAGCGCAAGAAGTACGAGTCGGCGCCCACGGAGTAG
- a CDS encoding DUSAM domain-containing protein, producing the protein MMEGLDADWNEVWELNQRIQRGEALVLTEEVRELLRRTGPTVALSSAEIETALNSAESASALIQRIDTRVHDGSRRLSAALNRMYRLRDAGDLEGARQQMRDVLAVEVVPHYRDIAEGQLERLDE; encoded by the coding sequence ATGATGGAGGGGCTCGACGCGGACTGGAATGAAGTCTGGGAGCTGAACCAGCGGATTCAGCGGGGTGAGGCGCTGGTGCTCACCGAAGAGGTGCGCGAGCTGCTGCGGCGCACCGGCCCAACGGTAGCCCTCAGCAGTGCCGAGATAGAAACGGCCCTCAACAGCGCGGAGAGCGCCTCTGCGCTGATCCAGAGAATCGATACACGTGTCCACGATGGTTCACGGAGACTCAGCGCGGCCCTGAACCGGATGTACCGCCTGCGGGATGCGGGAGACCTCGAAGGGGCGCGCCAACAGATGCGGGACGTGCTCGCCGTGGAAGTCGTGCCACACTATCGGGATATCGCTGAAGGCCAGTTGGAACGACTCGACGAGTAG
- a CDS encoding serine/threonine-protein kinase translates to MDSSSSLTPPPALLPLNTVLEGWRVVAWAGCGVHGAVYRAVSALDELASPVALKLALHPSNPRFAREAELLSRCLHPSIPRLLDRGSWQSPAGTVHPFLVLQWVDGVPLYDQHRLHPTSPPELRRWLLQLSQAVATLHAQGAVHRDIKGDNVLVRRSDGRAMLMDFGTGLYPGAAPLTPAMGFPGTPIYRSPEAWLFEMQFYRSSTARYRPSAADDLYALGVTACRLLTGEYPEPAVPSRDERGTLHLDSVLLPRALLRHPHVDPALRAITLRLLSVKPEQRGTAAQLAQELEQTLTPFRRHSSTAPSATVRTRARTRFGWRWWALAAASLALVIGTWRVLSSTPPQEGAVTRAEPPVADSVDAGPAGLGDTATPAALEKEPADSTQQDPVADIPEPQPGQIRPDRKGLCPGKGMLTLNGGCWVETTWDAEKCQEFGGEMVKGTCYLPVLLPGKKRPSTSGPTEEP, encoded by the coding sequence ATGGACAGCTCCTCCTCCCTCACGCCTCCTCCTGCCCTGCTTCCCCTGAACACGGTGCTCGAGGGCTGGCGCGTGGTGGCCTGGGCCGGATGCGGCGTCCACGGCGCCGTCTACCGCGCCGTCTCCGCTCTCGATGAGCTTGCCTCTCCCGTCGCGCTCAAGCTCGCGCTTCACCCGTCGAATCCTCGCTTCGCTCGGGAGGCGGAGCTGCTCTCCCGGTGCCTCCACCCCAGCATCCCTCGCCTGCTCGATCGGGGCTCCTGGCAGTCTCCCGCTGGCACCGTCCACCCCTTCCTGGTCCTCCAGTGGGTGGATGGCGTTCCTCTATATGATCAGCACCGCCTCCACCCGACCTCTCCGCCGGAGCTGCGGCGCTGGCTGCTCCAGCTGTCTCAGGCTGTGGCGACACTCCATGCCCAGGGCGCTGTCCATCGCGACATCAAGGGCGACAACGTCCTGGTGCGCCGCTCCGACGGCAGAGCCATGCTCATGGACTTCGGCACCGGCCTCTACCCGGGTGCCGCTCCCCTGACTCCGGCCATGGGCTTCCCGGGCACTCCGATCTACCGCTCGCCAGAGGCCTGGCTCTTCGAGATGCAGTTCTACAGATCGTCCACGGCCCGCTACCGTCCCTCCGCCGCCGATGACCTGTACGCCCTGGGTGTCACCGCCTGCCGGCTGCTCACCGGTGAGTACCCGGAGCCCGCTGTGCCCTCTCGGGACGAGCGCGGCACCTTGCACCTGGACAGTGTGCTTCTTCCGCGTGCGCTCCTGCGGCATCCCCATGTGGATCCCGCCTTGCGTGCCATCACCCTTCGACTGCTCTCGGTGAAGCCCGAGCAGCGGGGGACCGCGGCTCAACTGGCTCAGGAATTGGAGCAGACCCTCACGCCATTTCGGCGCCACAGCTCCACGGCTCCCTCGGCAACCGTGAGGACTCGAGCACGCACCCGGTTCGGATGGCGTTGGTGGGCACTGGCCGCAGCGAGCCTGGCCCTGGTCATCGGGACATGGCGGGTGCTCTCAAGCACGCCCCCTCAGGAGGGCGCTGTCACGCGAGCAGAGCCCCCGGTCGCGGACTCAGTGGACGCAGGGCCTGCAGGGCTCGGGGACACCGCAACCCCCGCAGCCCTGGAGAAGGAACCTGCCGACTCCACCCAGCAGGACCCGGTCGCGGACATTCCAGAACCCCAGCCAGGACAGATACGGCCCGATAGGAAGGGGCTTTGCCCTGGCAAGGGGATGCTCACCCTCAATGGTGGGTGCTGGGTCGAGACCACATGGGACGCTGAAAAGTGCCAGGAGTTCGGTGGCGAGATGGTGAAGGGCACCTGTTACCTGCCCGTCCTCCTTCCCGGGAAGAAGCGTCCCTCCACCTCTGGTCCCACGGAGGAACCGTGA
- a CDS encoding DUSAM domain-containing protein — MEYLDAELDALWNQLWGIEHRINQGEGLVLTDNMRDLLLRAAPTVAISEAEARAALDNVENATRLLLKIRERMRDGSNRIMDALYRTGQLRKKGDREGARQQMRDVLAVESVPHYRKIAEGQLAELDDLP; from the coding sequence ATGGAGTACTTGGATGCGGAGTTGGATGCCCTCTGGAACCAGCTCTGGGGAATCGAACACCGGATCAATCAAGGCGAGGGTCTGGTACTCACCGACAACATGCGTGATCTCCTCTTACGGGCCGCCCCTACGGTGGCTATCAGCGAGGCTGAAGCGCGCGCGGCTCTCGACAACGTGGAGAACGCTACCCGGTTGCTCCTGAAGATCCGGGAGCGCATGCGCGACGGCTCGAACCGGATCATGGATGCGCTCTACCGTACGGGCCAGCTTCGAAAGAAAGGGGACAGGGAGGGTGCGCGCCAACAGATGAGAGACGTGCTCGCCGTGGAGAGCGTGCCTCACTATCGGAAGATTGCGGAAGGTCAGTTGGCGGAACTGGACGACCTGCCATAG
- a CDS encoding IS4 family transposase, with protein sequence MSSSPLHEAQVHTFLEGLFGQDLHAKRVLSLALATLGVLHAASLSVYAIGQAVALARGTQGKHGVKQVDRLLSNPGIAVWKLLALWVPYVLGQRTEALVALDWTDFEPDDQTTLVASLITTHGRPTPLVWLTVQKSALQGLRNEVEDAVVLRLRELIPAEVKVTVLADRGFADQKLYALLHQVGFDYVIRFRQCIAVTSHQGERRTAADWVPKAGRLRCLPQSRVTADECQVGAVVCVKKKGMKEPWCLATSLEHASGAEVVALYSRRFSIEESFRDIKDLRFGMGLSSVRIADAERRDRLLLLSALACALLTLLGAAGESLGMERYLKANTVKRRTYSLFRQGCMYYQAIPNMPEHRLRPLVERFAQLVCEQPIFRESFGLL encoded by the coding sequence GTGAGTTCCTCCCCCCTCCACGAAGCGCAGGTCCATACCTTCCTCGAAGGCCTCTTCGGGCAGGATCTCCACGCCAAGCGCGTGCTGTCGTTGGCCTTGGCCACGTTGGGAGTGCTCCACGCAGCCAGCTTGTCGGTGTACGCCATCGGCCAGGCGGTAGCGCTGGCGCGGGGGACTCAGGGCAAGCATGGGGTGAAGCAAGTGGACCGACTGCTGTCCAACCCGGGCATTGCCGTATGGAAGCTGTTGGCCTTGTGGGTGCCGTACGTTTTGGGCCAACGCACCGAAGCCTTGGTGGCGCTGGACTGGACCGACTTCGAGCCGGACGACCAGACCACCTTGGTGGCCTCGCTCATCACGACACATGGACGGCCCACCCCCTTGGTATGGCTGACGGTGCAGAAGTCAGCGCTCCAAGGCCTGCGCAACGAGGTGGAGGATGCGGTGGTGCTGCGGCTGCGCGAGCTCATCCCCGCCGAGGTGAAGGTGACCGTGCTGGCCGACCGGGGCTTTGCCGACCAGAAGCTCTACGCGCTGCTGCACCAGGTGGGCTTTGACTACGTGATTCGCTTCCGTCAGTGCATTGCCGTGACCAGCCACCAGGGCGAGCGCCGCACGGCAGCCGACTGGGTGCCCAAGGCGGGCCGTCTGCGCTGCCTACCTCAATCGCGGGTGACCGCCGACGAGTGCCAGGTAGGCGCGGTGGTGTGCGTGAAGAAGAAAGGAATGAAGGAGCCGTGGTGTCTGGCCACCAGCCTGGAGCACGCCTCGGGGGCTGAAGTGGTGGCGCTCTACAGCCGCCGCTTCTCTATCGAGGAGAGCTTCCGCGACATCAAGGACCTGAGGTTTGGCATGGGCCTGTCCTCTGTGCGGATTGCCGACGCGGAGCGCCGCGACAGGTTGCTACTGCTCAGTGCCTTGGCCTGTGCCCTGCTGACACTGCTGGGCGCCGCAGGCGAAAGCTTGGGCATGGAGCGTTACCTCAAGGCCAACACCGTCAAGCGCCGCACCTACTCGCTCTTTCGCCAGGGCTGCATGTACTACCAAGCCATCCCCAACATGCCCGAGCACCGCCTGCGCCCACTGGTGGAGCGCTTCGCCCAACTCGTCTGCGAGCAGCCCATCTTCCGCGAGAGTTTCGGACTTTTATGA
- a CDS encoding AbiTii domain-containing protein, whose translation MSDKSLVLELQSLAQENATDLAELLRRAKVVAAKLRLGEVEAWIEHEMNGYHEGIEVPKYRKIATHLVMEKTIFGTQAVRWGEGLRELAEHFASINARQSVGELAHMLAAGGEITVLVSPSEMAALLKVSDDFRIIPVSRHVSRSGVANVLNSVRNKILDWALQLERQGILGAGMTFSKEETQAAAGVTILNYGALIQGSHASVAMADSSPGATVTTAKSRASVQQRVDVALTDTQRNRDWETALQRIMAAVQASQQLSPAKKDEATEQLAFIAEQCALPPEQRHLPSILTPVLETLRGTLGLSVDVLHVWSTFEPTICAVLRVGLG comes from the coding sequence ATGTCTGACAAGTCCCTGGTGCTAGAGCTGCAGAGCTTGGCACAAGAAAATGCCACAGACCTAGCCGAGTTGTTGCGGCGTGCGAAGGTTGTGGCGGCGAAATTGCGACTTGGGGAGGTCGAAGCTTGGATTGAGCACGAAATGAACGGGTACCATGAAGGTATCGAAGTTCCAAAATACCGAAAGATCGCAACGCACTTGGTGATGGAAAAGACCATCTTCGGGACGCAAGCCGTGCGGTGGGGGGAGGGCCTGCGAGAACTAGCGGAACATTTCGCCTCAATCAATGCACGGCAGTCGGTTGGGGAACTTGCGCACATGCTTGCGGCGGGAGGTGAAATAACGGTCCTGGTTAGCCCCAGTGAGATGGCGGCACTTCTTAAGGTCAGCGATGATTTCAGGATCATCCCCGTCTCACGGCACGTGAGCAGAAGCGGGGTGGCAAACGTCTTGAATTCAGTGCGAAACAAGATTCTGGACTGGGCGCTGCAATTGGAGAGACAAGGCATCTTGGGCGCAGGAATGACATTCTCCAAGGAGGAAACGCAGGCGGCTGCCGGTGTCACTATCCTCAATTATGGAGCGCTCATCCAGGGGAGCCATGCGAGTGTCGCCATGGCAGATAGTTCACCTGGAGCGACCGTTACTACAGCGAAAAGTAGAGCCAGTGTGCAACAACGAGTTGACGTTGCTCTTACAGATACGCAGCGCAATAGAGACTGGGAGACTGCCCTCCAGCGAATAATGGCGGCTGTTCAGGCGAGCCAGCAACTGTCACCTGCGAAGAAAGACGAAGCTACGGAGCAGTTGGCGTTTATTGCTGAGCAGTGTGCGCTCCCTCCAGAGCAAAGGCACTTACCGAGTATCCTAACACCGGTGCTTGAGACGTTACGTGGGACACTTGGCTTAAGCGTTGACGTCCTACACGTCTGGTCTACATTCGAGCCGACTATCTGTGCCGTTCTCAGAGTGGGCCTTGGATAG